A single window of Candidatus Ozemobacteraceae bacterium DNA harbors:
- a CDS encoding DUF2225 domain-containing protein — MVLNDKLFFQKSITCPVCEKPFTRYTLRKTQFSIAKRDIDYRPIYVGQVNPRLFAVCVCPNCFYAGEDKFFCPRMSEDDLRRQEYFQSHKAQWEAQSRVRAASSGQQIWKDLAAEKLKTLTPEDLAILRRISPLLQKSAAGIIAKGKPYNELQKEGDLDAAIRSYELAAICYKARKANHRILGYTYLNGAWASRDATEQFTDEAARKPFKEFENAFLREAINFLTITNKSTSLEDAFMPDGTKIPKENMPESRIFEIMYILAGANRIVGNLEVSNKFIEQLLFGSSGAQGVMLWFANQARDMRNVGVGMASSSAALAAEEESDEDEEDGDDEE; from the coding sequence ATGGTATTAAACGATAAACTATTTTTCCAGAAGTCGATCACCTGCCCGGTCTGCGAAAAGCCGTTCACGCGGTACACCCTGCGCAAGACGCAGTTCAGCATCGCGAAACGCGATATCGATTACCGCCCGATCTACGTCGGCCAGGTCAACCCGCGGCTATTCGCCGTGTGCGTCTGTCCCAACTGTTTCTATGCCGGCGAAGACAAGTTTTTCTGCCCCCGGATGAGCGAAGACGACCTGCGCCGCCAGGAGTATTTTCAGAGCCACAAGGCCCAGTGGGAGGCACAGAGCCGCGTCCGGGCGGCGAGTTCCGGCCAGCAGATCTGGAAGGACCTGGCCGCGGAGAAGCTGAAGACCCTCACCCCGGAAGACCTGGCGATCCTGCGGCGGATCTCCCCTCTCCTGCAGAAATCGGCGGCGGGCATCATCGCCAAAGGCAAGCCGTATAACGAACTCCAGAAGGAAGGCGATCTCGACGCGGCAATCCGGTCGTACGAACTGGCCGCCATCTGCTACAAGGCCCGCAAGGCGAACCACCGGATTCTCGGCTACACGTATCTGAACGGTGCCTGGGCGAGCCGCGATGCGACGGAGCAGTTCACCGACGAAGCCGCGCGGAAGCCCTTCAAGGAGTTCGAGAACGCGTTCCTGCGCGAAGCCATCAATTTCCTGACGATCACGAACAAGTCGACCAGCCTGGAAGACGCGTTCATGCCTGACGGCACGAAGATTCCCAAGGAGAACATGCCCGAGTCCCGCATTTTCGAGATTATGTATATTCTCGCGGGAGCGAATCGCATCGTCGGGAATCTCGAGGTCAGCAACAAGTTCATCGAGCAACTGCTGTTCGGCTCGTCTGGCGCCCAGGGCGTCATGCTGTGGTTCGCGAACCAGGCGCGCGACATGCGCAACGTCGGCGTCGGCATGGCATCCTCCTCGGCGGCGCTCGCCGCCGAAGAAGAATCCGACGAGGATGAAGAGGACGGGGACGACGAGGAGTAA
- a CDS encoding 7-carboxy-7-deazaguanine synthase QueE produces the protein MHDTGAKLIEIFPSIQGEGMQVGLMQLFVRFAGCNLLCRNCDTRRSWDAGPGFTLWPWPGRRTQQIANPVSAEVLYDTLTSEYPMGDFHSISLTGGEPLMQAEFIEGFARLCRRDGLKIFLETNGSLAAQAAGIAEFVDFWSVDLKLSKNWGLNGRLAEKHRRFLKAVPPERSYLKLVIDAIDDPDEIVRQLEKIDTHRYVAVVQPFSASASSIGDWDSRLILEWLQMLRPHFREVRWIPQVHKLLRIP, from the coding sequence ATGCATGACACAGGCGCGAAGCTGATTGAAATATTTCCTTCGATCCAGGGAGAGGGCATGCAGGTCGGCCTCATGCAATTGTTCGTGAGATTCGCAGGATGCAATCTGCTCTGCCGCAACTGCGACACGCGACGCTCGTGGGATGCCGGACCGGGCTTCACGCTCTGGCCGTGGCCCGGCAGGCGTACGCAGCAGATCGCGAACCCGGTCTCCGCCGAGGTTCTGTACGACACGCTCACGAGCGAGTACCCGATGGGCGATTTTCACAGCATCTCCCTGACCGGCGGCGAGCCTCTCATGCAGGCCGAATTCATCGAAGGCTTCGCCCGGCTCTGCCGGCGGGACGGCCTGAAGATCTTTCTCGAAACGAACGGCAGCCTCGCCGCCCAGGCGGCCGGGATCGCCGAGTTCGTCGATTTCTGGAGTGTCGATCTGAAGCTGTCGAAGAACTGGGGCCTCAACGGCCGGCTGGCCGAGAAGCATCGCCGTTTCCTGAAGGCCGTGCCCCCGGAACGGTCGTATCTGAAACTGGTCATCGACGCAATCGACGACCCCGACGAGATCGTCCGGCAGCTCGAAAAGATCGACACGCACCGCTACGTCGCCGTCGTACAGCCGTTTTCGGCAAGCGCCTCGTCGATCGGCGACTGGGACAGCAGGCTGATTCTCGAATGGCTGCAGATGCTGCGCCCGCATTTCCGCGAAGTGCGCTGGATTCCGCAGGTACACAAATTGTTGCGCATCCCCTGA
- the ligA gene encoding NAD-dependent DNA ligase LigA, with the protein MTTTDPAARIEELRRRIRRHEWLYYVKGEPEIPDSEFDRLMAELRNLEEAHPELISPDSPTRRVGGAANSFDTERHRVPMMSLDNAYGTGDLREWIARMQKIAGEHVFPIVAELKIDGLSISLTYRDGRLEAGVTRGDGRVGDVVTGNIRTVRSLPLTIESRFDMDIRGEAWVPRSKLAELNHERLAAGEEPFKNCRNLASGSLKNLDPSVTAGRGLRVTVYDIAQARELGFTSHWESLEFLGRQGFVVNAPARLCRSFEDIEEYISTADRLRKELDFDTDGVVLKVDSLALRRELGVTAKAPRWAIAYKFAQEQAVTRLQSVVWQVGRMQITPVAVLEPVELGGTTVSRASLHNIDQIREKDIRVGDLVVVEKAGFIIPYVVEARRDERTGTETTIEPPEACPACGGPTRVCREAEEGIPGAGESTVVHCTNAACQGMLARRVTYFVTMMEIENVGPQLVERLVSAGLVAEPVDLFRLRREDLLSVERMGEKLAEKILANIAKARARPLAKVIAALGIPNVGAVSAEDLAHRFPTFAAFRAASADQLLTVPGIGDKVAQCITGFLAEPANVAWLDRLAAWLIETPASEAPTQAAPTLAGKTFVITGEASVPRSELETLVKRHGGRVSGSVSAKTNYLVIGSLEGPGYTSGKKTKAESLGIPIIDEFGLQSMAESGNAPGGEHA; encoded by the coding sequence ATGACGACGACCGACCCCGCCGCCCGCATCGAAGAGCTTCGTCGGCGCATCAGGCGTCACGAATGGCTGTATTACGTCAAGGGCGAACCGGAGATTCCCGATTCGGAGTTCGACCGGCTCATGGCCGAGCTCCGCAACCTGGAAGAGGCTCACCCCGAGCTGATTTCCCCCGATTCGCCGACCCGGCGCGTCGGCGGAGCCGCGAATTCGTTCGATACCGAGCGGCATCGCGTTCCGATGATGAGCCTCGACAACGCCTACGGCACGGGCGACCTCCGCGAATGGATCGCCCGGATGCAGAAGATCGCCGGGGAACACGTTTTCCCGATCGTGGCGGAACTGAAGATCGACGGGCTGTCCATCTCGCTGACCTACCGGGACGGACGGCTCGAGGCAGGCGTCACGCGAGGCGACGGCCGCGTCGGCGACGTGGTGACCGGGAACATCCGCACCGTCCGCTCGCTGCCGCTGACGATCGAGAGTCGATTCGACATGGACATCCGCGGCGAGGCGTGGGTCCCCCGCTCGAAGCTGGCCGAGCTCAACCACGAGCGGCTTGCGGCCGGCGAGGAGCCCTTCAAGAACTGTCGGAACCTCGCCTCGGGCTCGCTGAAGAACCTCGACCCGTCCGTCACGGCGGGACGCGGCCTGCGCGTCACGGTGTATGACATCGCCCAGGCGCGCGAACTCGGCTTCACCAGTCATTGGGAGTCGCTCGAGTTTCTGGGCCGCCAGGGGTTCGTCGTCAACGCGCCGGCCAGGCTGTGCCGAAGTTTCGAAGATATCGAAGAGTATATTTCAACCGCCGACCGGCTGAGGAAGGAACTCGACTTCGACACCGACGGCGTCGTTCTGAAGGTCGACTCGCTCGCGCTGCGGCGCGAACTGGGCGTGACCGCGAAGGCTCCCCGGTGGGCGATCGCGTACAAGTTCGCCCAGGAGCAGGCCGTCACGCGCCTCCAGTCGGTCGTCTGGCAGGTCGGGCGGATGCAGATCACGCCGGTCGCCGTGCTGGAACCGGTCGAACTCGGCGGCACCACTGTCTCGCGCGCCTCTCTCCACAACATCGACCAGATCAGGGAAAAGGACATCCGCGTCGGCGACCTCGTCGTCGTCGAGAAGGCCGGTTTCATTATCCCCTACGTCGTCGAGGCGCGGCGGGACGAGCGAACTGGCACGGAGACCACGATCGAGCCCCCGGAAGCCTGCCCGGCCTGCGGCGGTCCCACCCGGGTCTGCCGGGAGGCGGAGGAAGGCATTCCCGGCGCGGGCGAATCGACCGTCGTCCATTGCACGAACGCGGCGTGCCAGGGCATGCTCGCGCGGCGGGTGACCTACTTCGTGACCATGATGGAGATCGAGAACGTCGGGCCCCAGCTCGTCGAGCGGCTCGTCTCGGCCGGCCTGGTCGCCGAGCCCGTCGACCTGTTCCGCCTGCGCCGCGAGGACCTTCTCAGCGTCGAGCGGATGGGGGAAAAACTGGCCGAGAAAATTCTTGCAAATATAGCGAAAGCGCGGGCGAGGCCGCTGGCGAAGGTCATCGCGGCGCTCGGCATCCCGAACGTGGGGGCGGTATCGGCGGAGGACCTGGCGCACCGGTTCCCCACTTTTGCGGCGTTCAGGGCCGCCTCGGCCGATCAGCTTCTCACCGTTCCCGGCATCGGGGACAAGGTTGCCCAGTGCATCACCGGATTCCTGGCCGAGCCGGCGAACGTCGCCTGGCTCGACCGCCTCGCGGCGTGGCTGATCGAAACGCCGGCCAGCGAAGCGCCGACGCAGGCCGCACCGACTCTCGCGGGGAAAACCTTCGTCATCACCGGCGAAGCCAGCGTTCCGCGAAGCGAGCTCGAGACTCTGGTCAAGCGTCACGGTGGGCGGGTGAGCGGGTCGGTATCCGCGAAAACGAACTATCTCGTGATCGGATCCCTCGAAGGGCCCGGATACACATCCGGCAAGAAAACCAAGGCCGAATCGCTCGGCATTCCGATCATCGACGAGTTCGGTCTGCAGTCGATGGCGGAATCCGGGAACGCACCAGGAGGAGAGCATGCATGA